Part of the Desulfohalovibrio reitneri genome is shown below.
CGTGAGGTCGGTAGTTCAAATCTACCTAGGCCCACCACGCTCATCTGGAGGGGGTGTAGCTCAGCTGGGAGAGCACCTGCTTTGCAAGCAGGCGGTCATCGGTTCGAATCCGTTCACCTCCACCAGGAGAGTGGGCTGGATCTTTGAAAGTTGAATAGGCGACGAGGAGCGCGTTTTTTTGGGAGAAGTAAGATAATAAGGGCAACTGGTGGATGCCTAGGCGCTGATAGGCGAAGAAAGACGTGGTAGGCTGCGATAAGCCTCGGGGAGCCGCCAAACAGGCTTTGATCCGGGGGTTTCTGAATGGGGAGACCCGTCGGGAGTCATGTCCCGTCATCCCTTGGCTGAATGCATAGGCCTTGGGAAGCCAACCCGGGGAAGTGAAACATCTCAGTACCCGGAGGAAGAGAAATCAACCGAGATTCCCTTAGTAGCGGCGAGCGAACGGGGACTAGCCCAAACCGGTGTCTTTCGAGGCGCCGGGGTTGTGGGGCCGTCATCACGTGATCCGGAAGTAGATAGCGGAACAGGCTGGGAAGCCTGGCCATAGCGAGTGAAAGCCTCGTACGCGAAGTCGAACCCGGCGCAGACGGTACCCGAGTAGGGCGGGGCACGTGAAACCCCGTCTGAATCTGGGGGGACCATCCTCCAAGGCTAAATACTCATCAGCGACCGATAGTGCACAAGTACCGTGAGGGAAAGGTGAAAAGGACCCCTGTTAGGGGAGTGAAAGAGAACCTGAAACCAGTTGTCTACAAGCGGTTGGAGCGGACATAGTTCCGCGACAGCGTGCCTTTTGCATAATGGGCCAGTGAGTTACTCTGTGCTGCGAGGTTAAGTTTCGACGGAGCCGTAGCGAAAGCGAGTCTGAACAGGGCGTTCAGTAGCGCGGAGTAGACCCGAAGCCGGGTGATCTATCCATGGGCAGGCTGAAGCTCGGGTAAAACCGAGTGGAGGGCCGAACCGGTAGAAGTTGAAAATTCTTCGGATGACCTGTGGATAGGGGTGAAAGGCCAATCAAACCCGGTAATAGCTGGTTCTCCCCGAAATATATTGAGGTATAGCCTCGGATTAGGTTGACGGAGGTAGAGCACTGACAGGGCTAGGGGGCCCACCAGCTTACCAAACCCTATCAAACTCCGAATGCCGTTTAACCGATGTCCGGGAGTCAGACTGCGGGTGCGAAGGTCCGTAGTCGAGAGGGAAACAGCCCAGACCGCCGGCTAAGGTTCCCAAATCCATGCTCAGTGGGAAAAGAGGTGGGACTACTGAGACAGCCAGGAGGTTGGCTTAGAAGCAGCCATCCTTTAAAGAAAGCGTAATAGCTCACTGGTCTAGTGGTCCTGCGCTGAAAATGTAACGGAGCTAAGCATGGTACCGAAGCCGCGGGCCGATCATAGATCGGCGGTAGGGGAGCGTTCTCACACGGGATGAAGGGAAAGGCGTGAGCCGTCCTGGACTTGTGAGAAGTGATTATGCTGGCATGAGTAACGATAAAATGGGTGAGAAACCCATTCGCCGTGAGCCCGAGGGTTCCTGGGTAAAGTTAATCTGCCCAGGGTGAGTCGGCCCCTAAGGCGAGGCCGAAAGGCGTAGCCGATGGGAAACAGGTTAATATTCCTGTACCAGCGCATACTGCGATGGGATGACGCAGGAGGGTAGGCCATCCGGGTGTTGGACATCCCGGTGCAAGCGAGTAGCCAGATCTGGTAGGCAAATCCGCCAGGTCGACGGTGAGACGCGATGCCGAGTCCGCAAGGACGGAAGTGGTTGAGCCCAGACTGCCGAGAAAAGTCTCTAAGCTTCAGGTATGTGCTGACCGTACCGTAAACCGACACAGGTGGGCGGGGTGAGCAACCCAAGGCGTTCGAGGAAACTCTGGTCAAGGAACTCGGCAAAATGACCCCGTAAGTTCGCGAGAAGGGGTGCTTCTTGTGGTGGCGAATTCTCTTCTCAAGCCACGAGGAGCCGCAGAGAAATGGCGGGGGCGACTGTTTACTAAAAACACAGGTCTCTGCGAAGTCGCAAGACGACGTATAGGGACTGACGCCTGCCCGGTGCCGGAAGGTTAAGGGGTGGGGTTAGCCGCAAGGTGAAGCCCTAAACCGAAGCCCCGGTAAACGGCGGCCGTAACTATAACGGTCCTAAGGTAGCGAAATTCCTTGTCAGGTAAGTTCTGACCTGCACGAATGGCGCAACGATCTCCGCGCTGTCTCGACCAGAGACTCGGTGAAATTGAAGTGGCGGTGAAAATGCCGTCTACCCGCAGAAGGACGGAAAGACCCTGTGCACCTTTACTACAGCTTGACGTTGTGTTCTGGGCTGGCATGTGTAGGATAGGTGGGAGGCTTTGAATCGTGTACGCCAGTATGCGTGGAGCCATCCTTGAAATACCACCCTTGCCAGTCTAGGGCCCTAACCCGTAGCCGTCATCCGGCGCGGGGACAGCGTCTGGTGGGTAGTTTGACTGGGGCGGTCGCCTCCCAAACAGTAACGGAGGCTCGCAAAGGTCCCCTCAGGCTGATTGGAAACCAGCCGTCGAGTGCAAAAGCAGAAGGGGGCTTGACTGTGAGAGAGACATCTCGAGCAGGGACGAAAGTCGGCTTTAGTGATCCGGTGGTCCCGCATGGAAGGGCCATCGCTCATAGGATAAAAGGTACGCCGGGGATAACAGGCTGATCGCGCCCAAGAGTTCACATCGACGGCGCGGTTTGGCACCTCGATGTCGGCTCATCACATCCTGGGGCTGGAGCAGGTCCCAAGGGTACGGCTGTTCGCCGTTTAAAGTGGTACGCGAGCTGGGTTTAAAACGTCGTGAGACAGTTTGGTCCCTATCCTCTGTGGGCGCAGGAGAACTGCGAGGGGCTGCCCCTAGTACGAGAGGACCGGGGTGGACGAACCTCTAGTGTTCCAGTTGTCGCGCCAGCGGCACGGCTGGGTAGCTACGTTCGGAAAGGATAACCGCTGAAGGCATCTAAGCGGGAAGCCTGCCTCAAGATAAGTTCTCCCTGGAGCTTCGGCTCCCTGAAGATCCCTGGTAGACCACCAGGTGGATAGGCCGGAGGTGGAAGCGTGGCGACACGTGGAGCTGACCGGTACTAATCGATCGTGCGGCTTACTCCCCATACTTACAACGCGCTCCTCGTTGCCATTCATATACTTGAAGGCATTTGTCCTGGTGGCCACAGAGCGGGGGTCACACCCGATCCCATTCCGAACTCGGCAGTTAAGACCCGCATCGCCGATGATACTGCGGACTAATCCGTGGGAAAGTAGGTCGCCGCCAGGGCTCATTTCCAAAAGCCCCCGGTTCTCAAAAAGAGATCCGGGGGCTTTTTTTTTTAGTGTTTACTTGCAGTTGCTGGCTTTGTCCTTGGCTAGGCATTCATTGCACAGTTCACCGGAAGACGGTTTGGTGGGGCTGGTTTCCACGTCACCGCTTTTGGGGTAATTGGAGCAATTGCCGCACCAATGCCACGTGTCGTTACCTTTGCGGCGCTTGTACGGAGATGGCATGTTACAACTCCTGGTTTAGTTTTTTTTAGGTTGCATAATTCGATATTTCGAATCAACAAGCAAGTCAAGTCTGGCCTATGATTCTACTCTTCGACTTCGACGGCACCCTGTTCGATACTATGCCCTCCATCATCCACGCCACGCGGGAGACGTTTCGGCGGGCCGGGTTGGCGGAGCCGGCCGAGGCCGCAATTCGCGGGGCTATTCGTGACGGGCGCGGGCTGGAGTATTATCTTGGTCGGCTCAACCCGGACATCGCCAAACCGGACATGCCGGACTGGGTGCTGAGCTGGCGGGCGGTGTATGACGCCGAAGCCCACGCCCTGAGCCGCCCCTTTCCCGGTGCGGTGGAGGCGGTGGCCCGGTTGCATGGGCTGGGGGCCAAAGTGGCGGTAGTCTCCAACAAGGGCGAGCCCGCCTTGCTCCGCTCGGTGAAGGAGGCCGGCTTCGGGCCGTTTGTCTCGGCCGTTGCCGGTGACGCCCCGCCCCGGCCCAAGAAGCCAAACCCGCAGATGTACCGCCAAGCTATTCTGCCCGCTTTCTACGGCGAGGAACCGGGCCGCGTTGTCATGGTGGGCGACAGCGCTGCCGATTTGGAGTTCGGCCGCAACATCGACGCGCGCGTAGTCTGGGCCGCCTACGGATACGGCGATCCCGCCGCCTGCCTGGCCATGAACCCGGACGTGGTGCTTGACTCCCCGGCCGATCTGGCCGACCTCATGGTGACGTGAGCCTCAACTCCACCCTGCGCGACGTCTGTTCCCTGTTCGGCGTCGCTTTTCACCGCATGCGCCGCGACATCGACCTTCCGGGTTCACCCGAGCGTTGCCTTGCGCGCACAGCCATCGAGGACGAACGCGGCGAGGTTTTTGTGCTGGAGCGGCTGCCCATCATCGGCAGGCGGCGGCGCGAGGGCGTGGCCCGCACATTGTTCGAACTGCATCGTGGCGGCATGGAGCAGGTGGCAGCTCCCCTTCGCAGCCGGAGTGGTGAGTTTGCCACCCAGGCCATGGAGTACTGCTGGCGGTTGACGCCGTTTGTGCGCGGTGTCCCCTTGCCGCAGCCGGACTACGTATTCGAGGAGGCGCGCGGACACGCCCTGGCCGCCTTCATGCTCCGACTGGATCACCCTGACACGCCAGCGCCCGCCGATCCGCCGGACCTGCCGTGGCGATTGGACGCTTTTGCGGACGACCTGCGCGCCAAGCTGGCCGTACGCGAGCCCAGCGTGCTCTCGCGTATCCGCCCCGCCCTGGACGCCCTGACGCCGTTCCTGGCCGAGTACGCATCTTTGCCCACCACCCTGCGCCATGGCGACCTCCACCCCGGCAACGTTATCTGGGATGAAGCGGGCGGCATCAGGGCGGTCATCGACTGGGAGTTCTGCGGAGCGCGGCCGCGCCTGTACGATCTGGCCGTCTGCCTTGGCTGCCTTGGTTTCGAAGATCCGCGTGCCCTGGCGCGGGGCGCTTCCTCCGCCATGCTGGGCGACTTGCTGGCGGCGGGGTATCTGGTTGAGGATGAGGGACCGCTTCTCTTCAACCTGACCCTTGCCCTGCGACTGGGCTGGCTGGCGGAGTGGCTGCGCGGCGGCGAGCGCGGTCTGCTGCAGCAGGAACTGGACTACCTGGACCTGCTTCTCCGCCTGCGTCCCAGGCTGGAGGCGCACTGGGCGAGAGGCGGCAAGGGCGGCTGACCCCCTTTTTCCGGTCGGGGAAATGCTGTACCGCTGACGCGCGGGTCTCGCCGCCCGCGTGATCAACCACGGTGGAGCGAATGTCTCTGAAGATAGCGGCCCACGAGGTGCCGGACGACATTTTGCGGCGGTTGCGCGCCGCCCTGCCCCAGGCCGACTGGTGCGAGCCAGGCGCGGATGTCTGCCTGTTGTCTCCAGCCGCGAAAGTGCCCGAGTCGCAGTCTTTGCCCGGGCCGGTCCTGGCTCTTGCGGACGGCCCTGAGGACGCCGCGGCCGCGCTGGCCAACGGGGCGTCGGACGTACTCCGGCTTCCCTTTTCCGGCGACGAGCTCCGCCTGCGCGTGGAGCGGCTGCTCGCCGACCGTGCCTGCGAAGACAGGCTGCGACACGCCTTGAAGCAGTTGCCGGTCATGGTTTTCGCCGAGGACGACGACGGCGGCCTAAGTCCGGGCCAGGGCTTGGTCCAGGTCGGCGATGATGTCCTCCACCGTCTCCAGGCCAACAGAGATGCGAACCATCTCCGGCGAGACCCCGGCCTGCTCCAATTCCTTTTCCCCCATCTGGGAGTGGGTGGTGGAGGCGGGGTGGATGACCAGGGTCTTGGCGTCGAGGATGTTGGCCAGGTGGGAGCACAGTTCCACCGACTCGATGAACCGCTGCCCGGCCTCGCGCCCGCCGTTGAGGCCGAAACCGAACACCGCCCCCGGCCCCAGCGGCAGGTAGCGCTTGGCCCGCTCGTGGTCCGGGTGGTCCGGTAGTCCGGCGTAGTTGACCCAGTCCACCTTGGGATGCCCGGCCAGGAACTCGGCCACTTTGCGGGCGTTTTCCGCGTGGGCGCGGGCCCGCAGGGGCAGTGTCTCCATGCCCTGCAAAATGAGGAAGGCGTTGAAGGGCGACAGGCAGGCCCCGGTGTCGCGCAGGAGCGATGTGCGTAGCTTGAGGATGTAGGCCATGCATCCCCTGGTTCCGCCCTCGAGGTCGCAGAAAGTCTCGGTGAAATCCAGGCCGTGGTAGGTGGGGTCCGGCTCGGTGATTTCGGGGTACTTGCCCCCGCGCTCCCAGTCGAAGCTCCCCTTGTCCACCACCGCGCCGCCGATGGTGGTGCCGTGTCCGCCGATGATCTTGGTCAGGGAGTAGACCACGATGTCCGCTCCGTGATCGCAAGGGTCCAGCAGCGGCGGCGGGGAGACGGTGTTGTCCACCACGCAGGGCACGCCCAGTTCGTCGGCCACCTTGGCGATGGCCTCGAAGTCGTCCACGTTGCAGCGCGGGTTGCCGATGGATTCCATGTAGAGCAGCCGCGTGTTCTCGTCCGCGGCCCGGCGAAAGTTCTCCGGATCGGAGGAATCCACGAAGCGGCATTCGATACCGAAACGTTTGAGTGTGTGGGCGAAGAGGGTATGGGTGCCGCCGTACAGGTTGGAGCCGGAAACGAAGTTCTGTCCCGCCTGGCAAATGGTGGCCACGGCGTAGAACACAGCCGCCATGCCGGAGGCGGTGGCGCAGGCCCCGGCGGCGTCGTGCAGTGCGGCCAGCCGCGACTCCAGCACCTCGCAGGTGGGGTTCATGATGCGGGAGTAGATGTAGCCGGACTGGCGCAGGGCGAAGAGGTCAGCGGCGTGCTCCACCGAGTCGAAGGTGTAGCTGGTGGTCTGGTAGATGGGCACGGCCCGGGCGTTGGTCTGGCTGTCCGGTTTTTGCCCGGCGTGCAGGGCCAGGGTTTCCGGTCCCAGGCGTCTCTCAGCCATTGTCGTCTCCTTGTCTGGGGTAGGGGCAGGCTTTCACCGTGGGCAGGGAGAAGAAGAAGGTGCTGCCCCGCTCGGGCAGCGACTCCACCCAGATGTCCCCGCCGTGGCGCAGGACGATCTGTCGGCTGATGGCCAGCCCAAGGCCGGTGCCCGTGGGCCGGTCCTTCATGGAGTCTCCCCTGGCCTGCACGAATTTCTCGAAAATGCCTTCCTGTTTGTCGTCGGGAATGCCCTCGCCGGTGTCGGACACCGCGATGAGCACGTGATCGCCGCCGCTCCAGGCGTGCACCGAGACCCCGCCCGAGTTGGTGAACTTGGCCGCGTTGGTCAGCAGGTTGACCAGCACCTGGATGAGCCGGTCGAAGTCGCCCAGCACGTAGGGCATCTCCGGGGCGATCTCCAGTTCCAGGGGCAGCCCCTTGCGATGGTAAAGGTCCTGGCAGGCCATCCCGGCCCGGCGGATGACCTCGGCCATGTCCACGGCCTCGCGCTTGAAGTCGCCCCGGCCCGCCTCCAGGCTGGAGATGTCCAGCAGGTCGTCGATGAGGCCGGTCAGCCGATGACTTTCCTGGGTGATGATGTCCAGGTTGTCCTCCACCTGGGAGGTGGTCCGGGTCAGTTTGTCTTCCGCCGCTTCGTCCTCCGGCTTGAGGCGCGGGAAAATCTCACCGCGCAGCTTGCGGGTGATGATCTGGGCGAAGCCCCGGATGGCGGTCAGTGGGGTGCGCAACTCGTGGGAGACCACGGAGAGGAATTCGCTTTTGGCCCGGCTGGCTTCCTCGGCCTTTTCCTTGGCCTGCAGGTAGCGCCGTTCGGTGGCGGCGTGGCGGCGCACCTCGTTCTGCAGCCGCTCCACGGCGGAGCGCAGCTCGCGGGTGCGCTCGTCCACCTTGCGTTCCAGTTCGTGGTGGGCGCGCTCGCGCTCCTCACGCACCTGCACCTGGGCGGTCACGTCCCTGGCCGAGGCCACGGCCAGCCGCCGTCCGTCCACGCTGACCACGCGCACGTTCATTTCCAGAGGGGGGATTTCCCGCCCGTCCAGGCGCATGGCCGAGGCCTCTGTGTCCAGGCGCACGGTTCCCCCGCCGCGCACCAAGGCGCGGTGGAAACGGGACCCACCCTTGGGCGTGAGCAGGCCGGTGATGGGTCGGCCAAGCAGTTTCTCCCGCGAGGCGTCGAGCATGGACAGATCCCCGGTCACATCGGTGATGCGGCCGTCGCGGCCGTCCACCAGGAACACCACGTCGCTGGAGAGGTCCATGATGGTGCGGAACTGCTCCAACTCGGCGATCTTCTCCTTAAGTTGCGGATAGTGGCTTTTGGAGACGGAGCGCTCGCCGAGCCCGATGAGGGCGTCGCGCAGGGAGCCTTTTGCCTGTCTAGAGGGCTTGCTCATAGATGCGGGCGATGGCCGCCTCGTCCGCGGCCCGGGGATTGGTCAGCAGGCAGGGGTCCTGGGCGGCCATGGAGGCCAGATGGGCAACGTCCTCGGGCCGAACGCCCAGGTCGCCAAGGGATTGGGTCACTCCGGCCAGGCGTTTCAGTCCGCGGGCCGGTTCCAGGGCGGCCTCGCGAGCTTCCTCGGCCGGAGTCCCCGCCGGGATGTCCGCGCCCATGGCCCGGGCCAGGTTCAGGAAGCGCTCCGGGGAAGATTCGTAGTTGTAAGCCATGACGTGATCCAGGAGAATGGCGTTGCACATGCCGTGGGGCAGGTCCAGGAAACCGCCCAGGCTGTGCGCCATGGCGTGCACCGCGCCCAGGATGGCGTTGGAGAAGGCCAGCCCGGCGTACATGCTCCCCAGGGTCATGCGGCCACGCACCTCCAGGTCGCGCGGCTTGTTCACGGCGCCCTCCAGATTGGCGGAGATGAGGCGAACCGCTTCCAGGGCGTACAGGTCGGTCATGGGCGAGGCGGCGTTGGAGACGTAGGCCTCAACCGCGTGCGTCAGGGCGTCCAGCCCGGTGTGGGCGGTCAGTTCCTCGCCCATGGTGGTGGTGGGGATGGGATCGATGAGGGCGGCGTCCGGCACCACGGTCTTGGAGACGATGGCGATTTTCACTCGCCGCTGGGTGTCGTTGATGATGGCGAACTGGGAGACGTCGGCCGAACTGCCGGCCGTGGTGGGGATGCAGACCAGGGGCGGCCCGGGTCTGTCCACGTTGTCCACGCCCTCGAACTCCAGCACGTGGCGCTGGTTGGCGTGGGAGATGCCGATGCCCTTGGCGCAGTCCATGACGCTGCCGCCGCCAACGGCCACCAGGCAGTCGCAGGCGTTGCGGGCGTAGACCTCCACCCCGCGCATGACCTCCACGTCGCGCGGGTTGGAGGAGACATCGGAAAAATGGATTACACGAAGTCCGGCCTCGGCGAGGCTTTCTTCCACCTGGGCCGCCCAGCCCGCGCTCCGGATTCCCTCGTCCGCAACCAGCAGGGCCACGCGGCCGCCGTGGTTGCGGGCGTAACGCCCCGCCATTCCGGCGGCTCCGGCGCCGAAGACGAATTCCGGTGCGACGAACTTGCGCAATTCAAGCATGCTTCCTCTCCATGACCAGCCGTGTCAGCGAGTCCGGGTATTCGTCCAACCTAAAAAGAAACGCGTCCGGGGGCAATCCATAAGTGACCGGGCGGTGGAAGGCGTTCGGCCCGGCCTTGACCCGGCGGGCGGCCATGGGTCAATAAACCCTGGTTTGCGGGCGCGGGCTCGTGCCAGCCCCGGACGACAACATGGAGCGATCATGGACCAGCCAGTGCAAAAGCCCTGCGATCTCCTCGTCACCGCGGACGTGGTTCTCACCCAGGACGCGGAGCGGCGGGTGTTGCGGGACGGCGCCGTGGCGGTGGCCTTCGGCAGCGTCATGGCGGCCGGACCGGCCAGGGAAATCGAGGCCGCCTTCCGTCCGGCCGAGCGGCTGGATCTGGGGCGGTCGCTGCTGCTGCCCGGCTTGGTCAACTGCCACGCCCACTCGCCCA
Proteins encoded:
- a CDS encoding O-acetylhomoserine aminocarboxypropyltransferase/cysteine synthase family protein, which produces MAERRLGPETLALHAGQKPDSQTNARAVPIYQTTSYTFDSVEHAADLFALRQSGYIYSRIMNPTCEVLESRLAALHDAAGACATASGMAAVFYAVATICQAGQNFVSGSNLYGGTHTLFAHTLKRFGIECRFVDSSDPENFRRAADENTRLLYMESIGNPRCNVDDFEAIAKVADELGVPCVVDNTVSPPPLLDPCDHGADIVVYSLTKIIGGHGTTIGGAVVDKGSFDWERGGKYPEITEPDPTYHGLDFTETFCDLEGGTRGCMAYILKLRTSLLRDTGACLSPFNAFLILQGMETLPLRARAHAENARKVAEFLAGHPKVDWVNYAGLPDHPDHERAKRYLPLGPGAVFGFGLNGGREAGQRFIESVELCSHLANILDAKTLVIHPASTTHSQMGEKELEQAGVSPEMVRISVGLETVEDIIADLDQALART
- a CDS encoding PAS domain-containing sensor histidine kinase, coding for MSKPSRQAKGSLRDALIGLGERSVSKSHYPQLKEKIAELEQFRTIMDLSSDVVFLVDGRDGRITDVTGDLSMLDASREKLLGRPITGLLTPKGGSRFHRALVRGGGTVRLDTEASAMRLDGREIPPLEMNVRVVSVDGRRLAVASARDVTAQVQVREERERAHHELERKVDERTRELRSAVERLQNEVRRHAATERRYLQAKEKAEEASRAKSEFLSVVSHELRTPLTAIRGFAQIITRKLRGEIFPRLKPEDEAAEDKLTRTTSQVEDNLDIITQESHRLTGLIDDLLDISSLEAGRGDFKREAVDMAEVIRRAGMACQDLYHRKGLPLELEIAPEMPYVLGDFDRLIQVLVNLLTNAAKFTNSGGVSVHAWSGGDHVLIAVSDTGEGIPDDKQEGIFEKFVQARGDSMKDRPTGTGLGLAISRQIVLRHGGDIWVESLPERGSTFFFSLPTVKACPYPRQGDDNG
- a CDS encoding phosphotransferase, which produces MSLNSTLRDVCSLFGVAFHRMRRDIDLPGSPERCLARTAIEDERGEVFVLERLPIIGRRRREGVARTLFELHRGGMEQVAAPLRSRSGEFATQAMEYCWRLTPFVRGVPLPQPDYVFEEARGHALAAFMLRLDHPDTPAPADPPDLPWRLDAFADDLRAKLAVREPSVLSRIRPALDALTPFLAEYASLPTTLRHGDLHPGNVIWDEAGGIRAVIDWEFCGARPRLYDLAVCLGCLGFEDPRALARGASSAMLGDLLAAGYLVEDEGPLLFNLTLALRLGWLAEWLRGGERGLLQQELDYLDLLLRLRPRLEAHWARGGKGG
- the ercA gene encoding alcohol dehydrogenase-like regulatory protein ErcA; the protein is MLELRKFVAPEFVFGAGAAGMAGRYARNHGGRVALLVADEGIRSAGWAAQVEESLAEAGLRVIHFSDVSSNPRDVEVMRGVEVYARNACDCLVAVGGGSVMDCAKGIGISHANQRHVLEFEGVDNVDRPGPPLVCIPTTAGSSADVSQFAIINDTQRRVKIAIVSKTVVPDAALIDPIPTTTMGEELTAHTGLDALTHAVEAYVSNAASPMTDLYALEAVRLISANLEGAVNKPRDLEVRGRMTLGSMYAGLAFSNAILGAVHAMAHSLGGFLDLPHGMCNAILLDHVMAYNYESSPERFLNLARAMGADIPAGTPAEEAREAALEPARGLKRLAGVTQSLGDLGVRPEDVAHLASMAAQDPCLLTNPRAADEAAIARIYEQAL
- a CDS encoding HAD family hydrolase: MILLFDFDGTLFDTMPSIIHATRETFRRAGLAEPAEAAIRGAIRDGRGLEYYLGRLNPDIAKPDMPDWVLSWRAVYDAEAHALSRPFPGAVEAVARLHGLGAKVAVVSNKGEPALLRSVKEAGFGPFVSAVAGDAPPRPKKPNPQMYRQAILPAFYGEEPGRVVMVGDSAADLEFGRNIDARVVWAAYGYGDPAACLAMNPDVVLDSPADLADLMVT